Below is a genomic region from Cellulomonas sp. P24.
CCTCAAGGACCTCGGCCAGTACATCAACAACTACCCGACCGGCACCGGCGCCCTGATCTCGCAGATGGCCGACGGCACCGTCGCCATGGTGCCGACGACAACCGGGTGGGACATCAACCCGCGCGCGCTCGGCCAGGAGCCCGCATCGATCGAGGCCGCGGCCTTCAGCAGCTTCACCTGGGTGACGGACGCGCACTACGCCGTCGTCCCGAAGGGGCAGTCGGCGGACAAGATGGCCGCGATCCTCGACCTCCTGCAGTACATGCTCACGCCCGACGTCAACGCGATGGCCTACGACAGCGGCTACTTCTACCCGGGCCCGGCGGTCAAGGGCGCCACGCTCGACAAGGCCCCCGCGGCGAGCCAGGAGGTCATCAAGAAGTACGGGCGTGACTGGTACGACGCCCTGATCGCGAAGGAGCCGAAGGCCGTCCCGCTGACCCCCGCGAACATGGTCAAGGCCTTCGACATGTGGGACCGCGAGGTCGGGACCGGAAAGTACACGGCGAAGTAACCATGACCATCGCTGCCAGCACGTTCGAGTCACTGGAGCTCGTCGGCCTCGGCCGGAGCTTCGGCGGGGTCGACGCCTTGGTGGACCTCAACCTGACGGTCCGGGCGGGCGAGTTCATCGCCCTGCTCGGGCCGTCGGGCTGCGGCAAGTCCACCGCGTTGAACTGCCTCGCCGGGCTGCTCCCCCTCACCCACGGCCAGATCCTCATCGACGGCAAGCGGATCGACACCGTCGCGGCGGAGAACCGCGGGTTCGGCATGGTGTTCCAGAACTATGCGCTCTTCCCGCACCTGACGGTCGAGAAGAACATCGCGTTCGGGCTCCAGATGCGCAAGGTCCCGAAGGACGAGCTCAAGCGGCGCGTCGCCGAGGCGATCGCGCTCGTCAAGCTCGAGCAGCACGCCAAGAAGCTCCCCGGCCAGCTCTCGGGCGGCCAGCAGCAGCGCGTCGCGATCGCGCGTGCCGTCGTCCTCGAGCCACGGCTCGTGCTGATGGACGAGCCGCTGTCGAACCTCGACGCCAAGCTGCGGCTCGAGATGCGCACGGAGATCCGGCGCCTGCACCAGTCGCTCGGGCTGACGACCATCTACGTCACCCACGACCAGGAGGAGGCGCTGTCCATGGCGGACCGCCTCGTCGTCCTGCGCGAGGGGCGCGTCCAGCAGGTCGGCACCCCCGAGCAGCTCCACAACAGCCCGGAGAACTGGCACGTCGCGGACTTCATGGGCTACCGCAACCTGATCGACCTGGACGTCACCGCGGTCGACGGCAACGCCGTGACCGTCGCGGACCAGGGCTTCACGCTGCGCGGGACCGCCGTCCACACCCCCCACGTCGGGGACAAGGTGCGGGCCGCGATCCGCCCGGAGGACCTCGTGGTCGTCTCCCCCACCGTCCCCGTGATCGGCGGCAACACGACGACCGCCACGGTCTCGGTGGTCGAGTACCACGGCCGGGAGTTCGCCGTCGGTGTCACGACACCCGGTGGCCGCGGGCTGCACGTGCGGTCGGACCACGCCCCGGTCGTCGGCTCGGTCGTCGAGCTCACGGCCGACCCGGCCCGCGTCCTCGTGTTCCCCGCAGACCTCGTCGACCCGGAGACGCTCTCGGTCGAGGAACGCGAGCTGGCCGAGGTCCGGAGGTGACGGCGCCGGCGGTCGCCCGGCGCAAGCCGACGAGGTCGACCGCGAGTCTGCGGCACCGCCTCGCCGAGCGGGGCATCGACCTCTCCCTGCTCATGCTCGTGCCCGCCCTGGTCTTCGCGCTCGTGCTGTTCGTCTACCCGTTCTCCTACGGGATCGGTCTGACGTTCCAGCCCACCGCGGCGATCCAGAAGCAGTGGGGCGGGGGCGTGCTCTCCAACTACCTGGCCTTCTTCAAGGACCCGTTCGTGCTGAACTCGGTCTGGCTGACGATGAAGCTCGCGATGCCCGCGGCGCTGTTCAACGTCCTGGCGTCGATCCCGATGGCGTTCAAGCTGCGCCGCCGGTTCCGCGGGAAGAAGTTCCTCACGACGCTCCTCGTGCTGCCGATCGCCCTCGGCACCGTGCTGACGGCCCAGGGGCTGCTGATCTTCGCCGGCCGGCAGGGCTGGCTCAACCGGTTCCTCATCCAGATCGGCGTGATCGACCAGCCGCTCGCCCTGGTGAACAACTACCTCGGCGTGTTCTTCTCGCTGGTCATCTCCGGGTTCCCGTTCGCGTTCCTGCTCATCTCGTCGTACCTGTCGGGCATCGACCCGTCGATCGAGGCCGCGGCGAAGACCATGGGAGCCGGCTGGGCGCAGCGCTTCCGACGGGTGATCCTCCCGCTGCTGGCCCCTGGGCTCGCGACGACGTTCATCCTCACGTTCGTGCTCGCGTTCAGCGTCTTCCCGTCGGCCCGGCTCGTCGGTGACGCGATGGGCTCGACCCGCGTGATGGCCCTCATGGCGTATCGCGCGTTCGGGGAGCAGACGGACTACGGGATGGCCTCGACGATCGCGATCATGATGGGGCTCGTCGAGCTGGTCGTCATCGCCGTCGTCCTGATGTGGCGCTCGTTCCTCTACAAGGGATCGACAGGAGGGAAAGGCTGATGACCGCCCAGACCGCTCCACCGCGGACGGACGTCCCCGCGCCGACCGGCCGGGCCGCGACGAAGGCTGCCAACCGGGTCCCCGGTGAACGCTCGCTCGCCGCAGCACCCTCGACCTGGTTCGTGTGGGCCGGGACGGCCGCGTTCTTCGTCTTCCTGATCGGGATCCTCATCAGCGTGATCGTGGACTCGCTCGGCACGTCCTGGTTCACCAACTGGCTCCCGGAGGGCTTCACCACCACGTGGTACGCGAGCGCGTGGGACACCTTCGGCATGGCGCACATCATCGGGGTCACCCTCGTCGTCGCCCTGGCCGTGATCGTCGTCTCCGTCGTGGTCGGGGTGCCCGCCGCATACATGCTCGCGAGGCGCGACTTCCCGTTCAAGAAGGTCGTGACGTTGCTGTTCCTGCTGCCCGTGCTGATGCCGCCGATCACCTACGGCATCCCGCTGGCCACCGTGATGTACAACCTCGGGCTCGGACGCACGCTCACTGCGGTGATCCTCGTGAACCTGGTCCCGTCGATCCCGTTCGTCATCATGACCATGACGCCGTTCATCGAGCAGATCAACCCGGCGATCGAGAACGCGGCCCGGATGTCCGGGGCGAACATGCGGAAGGTGTTCACCAAGATCCTCTTCCCGCTGCTGGTGCCCGGTGTTCTCGCGGCGTCGATCCTCGTCCTGGTCCGCACGGTCGGGATGTTCGACCTCACGTTCCTGGTGTCCGGCCCCGACTCGGACACGCTCGTCGTGGCGATCTACCGGGCGATGACCGCGGCGGGAGGCGGGCAGATCCGTCAGCTCGTGTCCTCGATGGCCGTCGTCTACACGGTGACGATGATGGTCATCCTCATCGTGGCGCTCCGGTACGTGAGCCCGACCCAGCTCGTCGCGCGGGTCAAGGAGTCCCGGGAGGACTGACTGGTCTGAGTGGACTGACGGGTCCGAGCGGACCACGTGGTCTGACAGGAGCAAGACACGCCGGCCGGCAGGGGGCTGCTGGCGTCGTCGGCCCGCAGGCAGACTGGGGGCTGCATGCAGGCCAGGGGTCTGCCGTCACGGACAGACCACCACCCGGCTGGGGCGGGGCGAGCATCTCGCCCCGCCCCGGTCGCGACCACCCGGGAGACACCTGTGGGAGCCGTCGTCACCGCCCTCGGCACGATGGCGGCCGTGATCGGTGTCGGGTGGCTGCTGGGGCGCCGCGGCACCCTCGGCAGCGGTGCGCGGACCGTCCTCGCGCGCACGTGCTTCAGCGTCGCAACCCCGAGCCTGCTGCTCGTGACCGTCGCGCACGCCGACCTGCACGCGCTGCTCTCCCGGTCTGCGCTGGTCACCGCACTCAGCACGGCGACGGTGGCCGTCGTCGCGATCGTCGTGCTCGCCGTCGTGTGGCGCCGCCCTGCCCCTGACGTCGTCATCGGCACGCTCGCGTCCTCCTACGTCAACGCCGGGAACCTCGGGCTCCCGCTCGCCGTGTACCTCCTCGGTGACGCCGTCGCGGTGGTGCCGTCGCTGCTGTTCCAGCTCCTGGTCATCGCCCCGGTCGCGTTCACCGTCCTCGACGGGCACGCCGGGGCCGCGGCGCCGGGGAACCCGGGGGCGCGGGGGCTCCGGGGGTGGTGCGCCGCACCTCCGGCAACCCGATCATCGTCGGGTCCGTCACGGGGTTGGTGCTCGCCGTCCTCCCGTGGAAGCTGCCGGCGGTCGTGTTCGGTCCGTTCGCCATGATCGGCGAGGCGGCGGCGCCACTCGCGCTGGTGCTGTTCGGCATGTCGATCGCGGTGCCGCGCGCCGACGGCGAGCGCACCAGCCCCCGGGAGCTCGTCCTCGTCGCCGTGCTGCGCAGCGTCGTGAGCCCCGTCCTGGCGCTGGCCCTCGGGCGCGCGCTCGGCCTCGAACCCCAGGCTCTCCTCGCCGTGGTCGCGATGGCGGCGCTCCCGACCGCCCAGAACGTCCTCGTCTACGCCACGCAGTACGGTCGCGGGCAGCCGTTGGCGCGTGACGCGGGGATGCTCACGACGGCACTCGCCGTCCCGGTGATGCTCGTCATCGCCGCAGCGCTCGGGTGAGACCGGCTGCCGGGTGAGGACGACGTCGCGTCACCGACCTGGAGTCGACGTCCCCGGGTCGGTGCGGGCTCCGCCGGCCGCTTCGATCTCGTCGTGCACGCCGTCGAGCACCGCACCGTCCAGCTCCGCACCGTCCAGCTCCTCGCCGTCGCGCACCTCGCCGTCCAGCTCCTCGCCGACCACGGCCTCCGCCGCGGCGACCGCGTGCGCGATCCCCCGGGGGCGGCCGGAGCGCACCCACGCGATGTACAGGCCACCGGCGACGAGGATCGTGGCGGCCAGCGAGCCGATCGCCGCCGGGCGGGTCATGTTGACCACGAGGGTGAAGGCGACGACGACCGCGGCGGCGACGTTGAGCACCAGCCACCCGCGCCGCCCCTCGCGCCGGGCGAAGGTCGCCATCGCGACGAGCCCGACCAGGAAGCTCACGAAGACCGACACCGCGTAGAAGAGCACGAGCTCCTGGTCGCGCGCGCCGGCCGCGGTGACGACCGCGGCCGCGAGGACGAGGAACACCCCGACACCGACGATCGGCACGTGGTGGCGGTTGGCGCGACCCAACGGCGACGGCAGGACGCCGACCGTGCCGCCGTCCGCGAGACGGCGACGGGCGAGCGCCTTGAGCAGGCCTGGGCCGGCCTGGAAGGACGAGCTCGCAGCAGAGAGCAGCAGCAGGGCGGTCGTCGCCTGGAACGCGGTGAAGAGGCCGTCCGAACCGCTGCGGCGGGCGATCTCGGAGATCTGCGTCGACTCCGCCGGAGGGAGCCCGACGCCCAGCCGCACCGCGGTGGCGGTCAGTGCCAGCGTCAGCACGCCGACGATGCCGAGAGTCAGCCACAGGGCCCACCGCCCGAACCGCCGGCGCTCGTCGGCGTCCAGCTGCGCGAGCTGCGCGATCGCCGAGGACGGTGCCTCGACGCCCGTCGAGAGGGCCATCGCCACCGGGAACGCGAGGACGACGGCGAGCGGTGGCGAGTGCGGGGCGACGACGACGGGCTGTGCCTCGGGGTGGGCTCCTGCGGTCAGGACGAGCACCCCGATCGCCACGACGATGAACCCGATCGTGAGTGCCGCGAACACCGCGCGCCCCAGGTGCCCGAACCACATCAGCCCCGCGACGGCGACCACGAGGATCAGCGCGAGCGGGAGCCGCATCGGGGCGAGGGACGGCGCGTACGAGATCACGGCCGACGCCCCGGCCGAGACCGAGATCGAGATCGTCAGGACGAAGTCGACGATCAGCGCGCCCATCGGGAGGAAGGCGAACGCCTCGCCGAAGGCCGAGCCGGCCGCCGCCGCAGAGCCGCCGCCGCCCGGGAACCGTGCCACGAGCTGGTGGTAGCTCGCGACGACGAGCGCGACGACCCCGACCACGAGGGCCATCGTCGGGAGCAGCAGGGCGAGGTCGCCGTGCAGCGCGCGCAGCGCGGCCTCGATGGCGTACGCCACCGAGGAGACCGGGTCGGCCATGACGGAGAACGCGAAGGCCAGCAGCAGCGCGGTGCGCCGGTGGATCCAGCGAGGTCGGGCGGCCGATCCGGTGGCAGGCGCAGCAGATCGGGGCGACAACTTGCTCATGACGACGGCTCCTTCGGGGCCCGGCGGTGGGTGCACGACAGCAACTCCGACCAGGCTTCCCGGAACACCGCAGGCCAGCCTACGACCTCGGCCCGTACGCGCCCCATGACTTTGTGCGCGGGTTCACGGACCGGCGCGCACCGGCCCGTCACTCCGACGGGCTCTCGGCCACCCGCTGGAACAGGACGTGGTCCTGCCACTCGCCGGCGATGCGCAGGTAGGCCGGCGCGACACCGAACGGCACGAAGCCGTTGCGGCGGAGCACCCCCTGCGACCGGACGTTGTGCAGCAACGTGCCGGCCTGGATGCGGTGCAGCCCGAGCTCGTCGAACGCCAGGTGCACCATGCGACCGACCGCCGCGGTCGCACGACCGCGGCCGTTCGCGTCCGCGCTCACGAAGTAGCCGAGGTTCCCCGACTGGAACGGACCGCGCACGATGCCGCTGAGCGTGATGCGTCCGACCAGCCGACCGTCCTCGTCGAGGATGACGTGCGGCAGGCACGTCCCGCGGTCGTGCTCCAGCAGGAGGGCCCGGATCCCGTCCCGCTGGCGCTCGGTCGTGAACCAGTCGTCGTCGCGGGCAGGTTCCCACGGGGCCAGGAACTCGCGGTTGGCCCGCACCATCGCGGCGATCTCGTCGGCGTCACCGAGGGTGACCAGGCGGGTGGTTCTCACCCGGTCATGCTGCCACAGGCGCACGGACCGGCCCGAGGTCGCAGACCGACGAACTTCGCTCAGCCGCGATCACCTGTCAAGATGGGTGCGTCCGCGCTGAGCGGACCGTCTCGCACCGTTGTCCCACCGGGGACCCGACGTCCGGGCCCGGGTCCATCTGCAGGAGGCTCCCCTGTCCCGCGCACCCCGTCTCGTCGCGTTCGACCTCGACGACACCCTCGCCCCGTCGAAGTCGCCGCTCGACCCGCGCATGGCGGATCTCCTCGTCCGGCTGCTCGACACCGTGGAGGTCTGCGTGATCTCCGGCGGGCAGTTCGGCCAGTTCCAGATGCAGGTCGTCGAGCGCCTGACCGAGGCGACGCCCGCTCAGCTCGCACGGCTGCACCTCATGCCGACGTGCGGCACGCAGTACTTCCGTCACTCCGGCGAGGCCTGGGACCAGCTCTACGCCCAGAACCTCACCGATGACGAGAAGGCGCGTGCGCTCGACGCCGTCACGACGTCGGCGAAGGCCCTCGGCCTGTGGGAGAGCGAGACCTGGGGCCCGATCCTCGAGGACCGCGGCAGCCAGATCACCTTCTCCGCCCTGGGGCAGTCCGCCCCGGTGTCCGCGAAGACCGCCTGGGACCCGACCGGCGAGAAGAAGACCGCGCTGCGCGAGGCCGTCGCCGCGCTGCTGCCGGATCTTGAGGTGCGTTCCGGCGGCTCCACGTCGGTCGACATCACTCGCAAGGGCATCGACAAGGCCTACGGGATGTCGCGCCTCGCCGAGATGACCGGGATCGACCTGCAGGAGATGCTGTTCGTCGGCGACCGGCTGGACGAGGTCGGCAACGACTACCCGGTCAAGGCCCTCGGCGTCCCGTGCCACGCGGTGACCGACTGGGAGGACACCGCGCGCTACCTGGAGACGTTGATCCCGGAGCTCGCCGCCGCCGCCCGCGTCTGACGGCGGTACGACGGCGGCGCTCCGGCGACATTCCGGCGATGCTCCGGCCCGGTCAGATCGCCGACCACCCGCCGTCGCACGGCATGACGACACCGTTGACGTTGCTCGCGTCGTCACTCAGCAGCCACGTGATCGCGGCGGCGAGCTGGTCGGCGTTCGCCACCGGGGGGATGGTCGCGAAGTACGGGCCGAGCGCCTCGGCCGCGTAGGCGGACCTGAACGGCGCCTCGATGTTGGTCGCGACCGCGCCGGGGGCGACCGCGTTGGCGCGGATCCCCTTGCCCTTGTAGAACACGGCGATGCTCTTGGTGAGCCCGTTCACCGCGTGCTTCGACGCGGTGTACGCGACACCGGCGGCGGACGCGCGCAGGCCTGCCTCCGAGGACACGTTGACGATCGCGCCGCCGCCCGCCTCGATCATCAACGGGATGACGGCGCGCGAGGTCCGCATGACCGCCGTGAGGTTCACCCCGAGCACGCGGTCCCACGTGGCGTCGTCGACCTCGGCCGGCGGAAGGAACGCGTCCATGATCCCGGCGACGTTCGCGAGCGCGTCCACCCGACCACCGGCGGCGGCGACGAGCTCCTGCACCGCGGACTCGGTCGAGATGTCGCCGGTCACCGTGACCAGGTCCAGGTCGGGGTTCTCGGAGACGAGCTCGGCCAGGCGGTCGGCGGAGATGTCGCTCGCCACGACCTTCGCGCCCTCGCGGGCGAGGCGGAGGGCCGTCGCGCGGCCGATCCCCGACCCGGCTCCCGTCACGATCGCGGTCCGACCGGCGAACCGGCCCTCGATGACATCCGTGGCACCAGACATGGCGTGTCCTCTCTGACACAGTGGTTCGTCGAGCCCCGAGTTACGGGACTCAGTCCACAAACTAGGCTGGTCAATCGTGAAAAACAACGACACGCCGAGGGTCGGGCGCCCACCGACGACGTCGTCGACCCAGATCGCGACGGTCGCCCTCGAGCTGTTCCTCGAGCGCGGCTACGACGCGACGAGCCTCACCGACATCGCCCGACGGGCCGGCATCGCCCGGTCGACGCTGTTCCGTCACGTCGACAGCAAGGGCGCCATCGTCTGGCACGGACAGGAGGCGGCCGAGGCGGCCTTCCGCGAGAGCCTCGCCACCGCCGCCGTCGGGCCGCGATGGAGGTCGGCCGTCACGCGGTCCCTGATCGACTCGCTGCGCTTCCCGGGCGACGACCTCCACGCCCTGCGGCTGCGCATGGCCCTGATCGACGCCACCCCGTCCCTGCGTGCGCACCTGCACGTGACGTCCCGCCCGAGCGTGTCGTTGCTCGCGGACTTCATCGCCCGGTGCACCGGGGCACCGCCCGAGGCCCTCGAGCCGGAGATCCTCGCGAGCACTGCATGGTGGGTCGCGA
It encodes:
- a CDS encoding AEC family transporter, translated to MGAVVTALGTMAAVIGVGWLLGRRGTLGSGARTVLARTCFSVATPSLLLVTVAHADLHALLSRSALVTALSTATVAVVAIVVLAVVWRRPAPDVVIGTLASSYVNAGNLGLPLAVYLLGDAVAVVPSLLFQLLVIAPVAFTVLDGHAGAAAPGNPGARGLRGWCAAPPATRSSSGPSRGWCSPSSRGSCRRSCSVRSP
- a CDS encoding AEC family transporter, whose amino-acid sequence is MLAVLPWKLPAVVFGPFAMIGEAAAPLALVLFGMSIAVPRADGERTSPRELVLVAVLRSVVSPVLALALGRALGLEPQALLAVVAMAALPTAQNVLVYATQYGRGQPLARDAGMLTTALAVPVMLVIAAALG
- a CDS encoding ABC transporter permease; amino-acid sequence: MTAQTAPPRTDVPAPTGRAATKAANRVPGERSLAAAPSTWFVWAGTAAFFVFLIGILISVIVDSLGTSWFTNWLPEGFTTTWYASAWDTFGMAHIIGVTLVVALAVIVVSVVVGVPAAYMLARRDFPFKKVVTLLFLLPVLMPPITYGIPLATVMYNLGLGRTLTAVILVNLVPSIPFVIMTMTPFIEQINPAIENAARMSGANMRKVFTKILFPLLVPGVLAASILVLVRTVGMFDLTFLVSGPDSDTLVVAIYRAMTAAGGGQIRQLVSSMAVVYTVTMMVILIVALRYVSPTQLVARVKESRED
- a CDS encoding ABC transporter permease; translation: MTAPAVARRKPTRSTASLRHRLAERGIDLSLLMLVPALVFALVLFVYPFSYGIGLTFQPTAAIQKQWGGGVLSNYLAFFKDPFVLNSVWLTMKLAMPAALFNVLASIPMAFKLRRRFRGKKFLTTLLVLPIALGTVLTAQGLLIFAGRQGWLNRFLIQIGVIDQPLALVNNYLGVFFSLVISGFPFAFLLISSYLSGIDPSIEAAAKTMGAGWAQRFRRVILPLLAPGLATTFILTFVLAFSVFPSARLVGDAMGSTRVMALMAYRAFGEQTDYGMASTIAIMMGLVELVVIAVVLMWRSFLYKGSTGGKG
- a CDS encoding SDR family NAD(P)-dependent oxidoreductase, translated to MSGATDVIEGRFAGRTAIVTGAGSGIGRATALRLAREGAKVVASDISADRLAELVSENPDLDLVTVTGDISTESAVQELVAAAGGRVDALANVAGIMDAFLPPAEVDDATWDRVLGVNLTAVMRTSRAVIPLMIEAGGGAIVNVSSEAGLRASAAGVAYTASKHAVNGLTKSIAVFYKGKGIRANAVAPGAVATNIEAPFRSAYAAEALGPYFATIPPVANADQLAAAITWLLSDDASNVNGVVMPCDGGWSAI
- a CDS encoding TetR/AcrR family transcriptional regulator, whose protein sequence is MKNNDTPRVGRPPTTSSTQIATVALELFLERGYDATSLTDIARRAGIARSTLFRHVDSKGAIVWHGQEAAEAAFRESLATAAVGPRWRSAVTRSLIDSLRFPGDDLHALRLRMALIDATPSLRAHLHVTSRPSVSLLADFIARCTGAPPEALEPEILASTAWWVAIEALFWWAREGTGSPDAAVRRALGLVGFPDDALP
- a CDS encoding HAD-IIB family hydrolase; the encoded protein is MSRAPRLVAFDLDDTLAPSKSPLDPRMADLLVRLLDTVEVCVISGGQFGQFQMQVVERLTEATPAQLARLHLMPTCGTQYFRHSGEAWDQLYAQNLTDDEKARALDAVTTSAKALGLWESETWGPILEDRGSQITFSALGQSAPVSAKTAWDPTGEKKTALREAVAALLPDLEVRSGGSTSVDITRKGIDKAYGMSRLAEMTGIDLQEMLFVGDRLDEVGNDYPVKALGVPCHAVTDWEDTARYLETLIPELAAAARV
- a CDS encoding GNAT family N-acetyltransferase — encoded protein: MRTTRLVTLGDADEIAAMVRANREFLAPWEPARDDDWFTTERQRDGIRALLLEHDRGTCLPHVILDEDGRLVGRITLSGIVRGPFQSGNLGYFVSADANGRGRATAAVGRMVHLAFDELGLHRIQAGTLLHNVRSQGVLRRNGFVPFGVAPAYLRIAGEWQDHVLFQRVAESPSE
- a CDS encoding ABC transporter ATP-binding protein gives rise to the protein MTIAASTFESLELVGLGRSFGGVDALVDLNLTVRAGEFIALLGPSGCGKSTALNCLAGLLPLTHGQILIDGKRIDTVAAENRGFGMVFQNYALFPHLTVEKNIAFGLQMRKVPKDELKRRVAEAIALVKLEQHAKKLPGQLSGGQQQRVAIARAVVLEPRLVLMDEPLSNLDAKLRLEMRTEIRRLHQSLGLTTIYVTHDQEEALSMADRLVVLREGRVQQVGTPEQLHNSPENWHVADFMGYRNLIDLDVTAVDGNAVTVADQGFTLRGTAVHTPHVGDKVRAAIRPEDLVVVSPTVPVIGGNTTTATVSVVEYHGREFAVGVTTPGGRGLHVRSDHAPVVGSVVELTADPARVLVFPADLVDPETLSVEERELAEVRR